catgatccaatcaagaataataaataagtaaagcatatgtcataagcacaaattaaaaacgaaaccctaagcacgcgagccccccgatggcggaaatttttgcaaaatcaagtatcagaatactagaaaaacatgtatcagaatactattccagaagcatgtatcagtatacacacgatccatatcccagttaccaaaaacatgtatcagtatacatattttaagagatcgcatacatatgagttatggcagatcttaaacatacaagttcatcatatagatcattaacagattcatcatatcattcatataacataactgttatcatggcagactcatataacataactgttatcacgGCAGACTCATCaaacatgcatacttgtaaaatacagtaaacacgtaaccaaatcagccccttatacacgtagctctgatgccattgttgggttccgaaggcataaaacgcagcggataaacgtaaataaaacaaaaatttcgaaacccaaaaacaggatccatgtatatTTATGGGCAGATTATAGAGATAACAAATCATACttttcaagagattaactttcacgaactcaacggagatcctagctatcacgctttgtgtctacctctcggagaaacacctctatggtatccacacgagcaccttcaagaacgtctcacgaacttgactatggaatggatgtactagcttccttcttgacgatctgaattgcctctgcctctctttgctgctagggttttcctaaaaaacgtacaagcctctttaacctctcattatctatttataaggactgattaaaaaggcccataatagcaaagcccaaccctagtaggtattggattaaataataaaaacgaatttctattatttaattaataactaagtcatacttaattattatgggcaaaaacattccttttaattcgaatttatattatctcaattaagtcttacttaattataataaaattcaaataatcatcaattaattttaaatctataatttaaattaactattccattaagtgctctatttgtgcgacccaataggctattatttaattggcaataattttattctctaataaaattataaacaatgagcggtatctagtaatacatcattgttacccaattaaacaataattaaatcgtgattagataaaacctttcgtgattaatgtttttcatgtaatataatccctttaaccaaacatattatagattaaactcgaggcatgtatttagtcatcctcttcaacatttaatccgggtttacttgatccatgagtagattatcgagacaaatcattatttgagcatggccatgcttttataatctcactcaatcaagaggccaataatatctctcctaattataggagggttaaatcctttatctatcattcatatttctcatacgactcatgatatacccaatatccacttttatcatcacccgatcaaaagtaacttttaatatagtcaaagtatattaatcctcgtatagaaatataatgatttcaagtcaaaggatcgttacaccattatcactgtgagtctttcttatgactttattaaacatgaagaatctcactgtgggtctgtccagtaccatgtactctcacatgtacctatgtattgactttagtatccccatacttataaccaacgagatgtggttatcttgtcaaacaacatactagtctatttatgtattattattgtcctatataataatactcgactagggacctttaagaatatgatatattatataatctcaagttcaagtcatgtacttaaactatacaatttgtatcatgattctaacGACATTTATTATgttaacaaaatatcgcagtaattaaggtcgtaataaatacatttattgaatgatcaactgacataaagataaaagaataatgtattgcctctagggcacctacactaacaaaaGACAGGGCCCCGGGAAGCGGCAAAAATGTGGTGAATGTTGTTTTTGGAGGCACAGCTTCTCCGCCTCGGAGCTCGGACCCAGAAAAGGACGTCATGATGATCCAGCCTTTAGAAGACGAGCCAATCTATTTCTCTTACTCTGATTATGAGGGACTAGATCCGGATCACAATTTGGCATTGATGGTAACCCTGGATGTCGCAAATAACGAGGTAAAAAGAATTTTAGTTGACAATGGTTCATCTGCTAATATTGTATTCGAGCACACACTTAACAGGATGGAGCTCAGCCACCTCCGAATGGACCCCTGTCTTGAAGATCCCTTGTACGGATTTGGAAACACAATGATTCCAATCCGGGGCGTCATTTATCTTCCTATTATCTTTGGAACTGCACCCCAGCATGTCTCTCATATGATGAAGTTCTACGTGATAAGCGCAACCTCATCATACAATGTGATCCTTGGAAGGCCCACCATCACCAAGCTAAGGGCAATCCCCTCAACTATACACTTAAAGCTCAAATTCCCCACCCCGGGAGGCGTCGGAGAATTGAAAGGAGACAGGGAGATGGCAGGGAGATGCTATGCTGAAGCCTTGGTCATGGCAGAAACGGAACCGGAGAACAGGAAAAAGATAATGTCCCTACCCAAGGGACAAAGCAGAAAAAAGCATCAAGAACATCTTAGTAAAAAGGCCAGATTGGACGTGAATATGATTGAAGACTCCGGGTACAGCGTAACCAACGCTAACGCCCGAATTCAGAAATTTGTGGAAAACAAGGAGAAGACAAAGGTCGAACCTTCCCAGCAGACAATTGAAGTAGAGTCAGAACCCGGGAACCCCACCCGGAAGATCAAAGTCGGCAAAGGCCTGAAAACCACCTTCCAAAAAGAGCGTATTGATCTATTGAAAGAATACGCTGATGTATTCGCCTGGACCCCGGAAGACATGTCGGGGATTGATGAATCTGTGGCGATGCACAGCCTGGATGTAGATCCAAAATAAAGACCAATCAAGCAAAAACGAAGAAACTTTACCCCGGAAAGACAGCAGGCAATCGATCAAGAGGTTGAAAAATTATTGAAGGCAGATATAATCTGTGAAATTAAATATCCGGATTGGCTAGAAAATGTGGTGCTAGTCAAGAAGCCCAACAGAAAGTTGCGAATGTGCGTTGATTATACCAGTCTCAATTCGGCATGTCCTAAAGACTCCTACCCCTTACCCAACATTGACCAGTTGATAGACGCAACTTCGGGCCATGTTttgctaagcttcatggatgcTTTTTCGGGGTACAACCAAGTCAAAATGAATCCGGCAGATATCGCGAAGACGACGTTCATTACACACCGGGCTGTGTATGCCTTCGTCATGATACCATTTGGGTTAATAAACGCTGGGGAAACGtatcagaaaatgatgaacacCATCTTCAAAAGTCAACTGGGCAGGAACATGGAATCTTACGTCGACGATATGATCTCTAAGTCAGCCACGATCCCGGATCATATCAAGGACCTCAGGGAATGCTTCGACAATCTGAGGAAGTATAACATGAAGCTGAACCCGGAAAAATGCGCTTTCGTGGTCCCCCCTGGGAAGTTTCTTGGTTTTCTGGTCAGTAAACGGGGAATAGAAGCCAACCCAGAAAAGATCAAAGCTATAATGGAAATGAAAGTTCCCCAGACTCAAAAGGATATCCAGAAGCTCGCAGGATGTTTGGCGGTGCTCGCAGATTTATCCCAAAATTGGCAGAAAGGtgcttgcctttctttgagatatTAAAAGGAGCCTGGAACAAAAAGCTAATCGACTGCACCCCGGATTGCCAAACAGCGTTTGAGGAAGTCAAACGACATCTGATAAACCCGCCTATTCTTTCAAAAGCAAAGCCCGGGGAGCCTCTTTATCTCTATATTGCAGCCGGAGAAAGAGCGGTATCATCTGCACTCATCCGGGAGGAAAATGGTTCACAAAGCCCGGTATACTATATAAGTTAAGTCTTGAAGGACGCTGAAACCCGGTACCCAAACTTGGAGAAATTTGCCCTGGCTCTTGTGCACTCGAGCAGGAAGCTAAGACAATATTTCCAAGGCCGAGAGATTAGGGTGATCACTAATCAACCACTTTGGAAAATCATCCATAAGCCAGATGCCTCCGGGAGATTGGTCAATTGGGCGATTAAATTGAGCCAGTTCAACATCAAATTTATCCTAAGGACaactataaaagcccaggcgttgGCTGAATTCGTCATGGAATGCACCTTTCCCGAAGTCCCAGAGACACCTAAAATCCAATCCGGAGAAGAAAAGGAGACTAGCAACCGAAATTTTTGGACATTGTATGTTGATGGTTCGGCAACAGCCGAGAGGTCCGGGGCTGGCCTGATCCTTTTCAGCCCGGGCGGATTCACAATCCAGCAAGCCATAACCTTCGCTTTCAAATCAACGAACAACCAGGCTGAATATGAAGCTCTCCTCTCCGGACTCAGGCTAGCCAAATCCCTTGGGGTAAGGAGTTTAACCATCTATAGTGATTCTCAAATTAAGGTAAGACAGACCAACAGTGAATATATTGCGAAGGACCTTAAGCTGGCTTATCAGGAAATGGTGAGGGCTATCCTGGAAACCATCCCGGACCCAACCATCTAGCAAATAAACAGAGAAGAAAATGCGAAGGTAGATGAGCTGTCCAAGCTCGTCCAGAATACTTCGGATTTAAGCAGCTCAGTCTACTTCGAGGAGCTCGGGGCACCCAACACCGATCGGCCTGAAGTCTTATGCGTCAGCAGCCCGGACAACTGGATGACTCCTTACATAGCTTATCTTAAAGATGGGACCCTTTCAGAAGACCAGAACAAGGCACGCTACCTCAGGTATAACGCTGCCCATTTTTTTTTAGAAGATAATCAGCTATACAGGCGAACCTTCTCTGCCCCGACTCTAAAATGCGTTGACCCAGACGAGGCAGAATATTATCTTAGAGAGGTACATGAGGGAATCTGCGGAGATCACTTAGCCGCTAAAGCTCTATCCTACAAAGTCTTCAGGCAAGGCTACTATTGGCCCACCATCCACGCCGATGCAGTTGCCTATGTGAAGAAATGCAGCAAATGCTAAAAGTTCAGTAATGTGCCAAAGCAAAGTCCAAGCCTCCCCGGGTCAGTCCTCTCCCCGATCCCATTCGCAGTTTGGGGAATTGACATCATGGGTCCTTTCCCCCGAGCGAAGGGGGATTTACATTATGTGCTGGTGGCAATCGATTATATGACTAAGTGGGCAAAGGCCAAGGCCATGAGAACCATCAATCAACAATACTGCATCAAATTCATGGATTCAATTGTGACAAGGTTCGGGATTCTGATGGTTTTAATCTCGGATAATGGCCCACAGTTTGTCGGTTCGGACTTTATAACATATTTGAAAGAACTCGGGATAAAGCATAAGAAAGCATCCGTAGCCCATCCCCAGGGAAACGGACAAGTAGAGGTCACTAACAGAACCATACTCCGAGGTTTGGAAAAAAGGTTGGAAGAATCTAAGAAGAGCTGGCCAGACGAGCTCCCGAAGGTCTTATGGTCCTACAGAACCACCTCCAGGACTGGAACCGGTGAGACTCCATTTAAACTCGCCTATGGCACCGAGGCTCCGCTACCAGTGGAAACCGGGTCCCCTTCTCATAGAGTGGTCAACTTTGATGAAGTCTCCAAGATAGAAGGCCTTAAAACCAACCTGGAACTCTTGGATGAAGTAAGAGACCGGGCTGTAGAAAAAATGGAAAGCTACAAGGAAAAAATAAAGATTTATTTTGCAAAGAAGGCCAAGATAAGAGAATATGTGGTGGGAGATCTAGTACTCCGGGACACCGAAGCCTCGGACCCAACTAACCAAGGGAAACTGCAGCCGAACTGGGAAGACCCCTATATAATCAAGGAAGTGCTCCGGCCAGGAACTTACAAGCTGAATTACCTCAGCGGGACCGAGGTCCCCAACACATGGCATGGAACCCGACTAAAGAAGTTCTACCAATAAGAGAAAGGTGCATATTCTGGGAACATTTCTACATCTAAACTGTGACTTTTTAATGTAAATGTTATTCTCATTCACCCTAGAATGTAATTTTTGCTTTCAATTTAAATGAATAACTGTACTTTAAGCGTTTCATAGCTTGAATCAATTTCATTATATTGCTTCTTTATTTGCCATCAAATTTAAATAAACTCAGCCCATGAGTACTTGGAAAATTTCTTATAAGTTAAAAATTTTACCCCGTCCAGGGGTCTGCATaaacacaacccatgtgtacttagaaaatttctattTTACCCCTACCCGGGGTCCTATAAAAACTCAGCCCATGagtacttagaaaatttttatAAGTTAAAAATTTTACCCTACCCCGGGGTCTGCataaacacagcccatgtgtacttaaaAAATTTCTATTTCACCCCTACCCGGGGTCCTATAAAAACTCAGCCCATGagtacttagaaaatttttatAAGTTAAAAAATTTACCCCACCCCGGGGTCTGCATaaacacaacccatgtgtacttagaaaattccTATTTTACCCCTACCCGGGGTCCTATAAAAATTCAGCCCATGAgtacttagaaaaattttatAAGTTAAAAATTTTACCCCACCCCAGGGTCTGCAAAAACACAGCCTAGGTGTACTTAGGAAAATTCCTAACTTCCTAAGTTAGAAATTCTCATATGCAAATCAATAAGaaaggaaagaaagaaaagcaaaaTTATATTAAACTACCCCGGGGAAACACACCCCGGGGAGCAAATCGAAATCATTCAGATTACAAATAAGTTAAAAAAGCCAAAAGGCTCAGTTCGGAATTGCATAAACTAAAAACAAGGAAACGGAAATTACATGCCAAAAAATGGCAAAGTCTTCAAGCTTCTGCTGCAGGCTCGGCAGGAGAAGAAGGAGGTTGCTCCGGATCATCTTCTAGAATCGGAGGCTGCTGGGCGAGTGGAGATCCGGGGAGAGGAGGGGCGTTGCTGGAAGTTTCGGCATCATAATCCCTTTCCAGGATGGCTTCTGCTTCCTGCTCCATCCGAGTATCCTCCTCGATGTACTTCTCTAGGAAGACATCAATCGT
This genomic interval from Apium graveolens cultivar Ventura chromosome 8, ASM990537v1, whole genome shotgun sequence contains the following:
- the LOC141679723 gene encoding uncharacterized protein LOC141679723, with the translated sequence MCVDYTSLNSACPKDSYPLPNIDQLIDATSGHVLLSFMDAFSGYNQVKMNPADIAKTTFITHRAVYAFVMIPFGLINAGETYQKMMNTIFKSQLGRNMESYVDDMISKSATIPDHIKDLRECFDNLRKYNMKLNPEKCAFVVPPGKFLGFLVSKRGIEANPEKIKAIMEMKVPQTQKDIQKLAGCLAVLADLSQNWQKAFEEVKRHLINPPILSKAKPGEPLYLYIAAGERAVSSALIREENGSQSPALAEFVMECTFPEVPETPKIQSGEEKETSNRNFWTLYVDGSATAERSGAGLILFSPGGFTIQQAITFAFKSTNNQAEYEALLSGLRLAKSLGVRSLTIYSDSQIKQINREENAKVDELSKLVQNTSDLSSSVYFEELGAPNTDRPEVLCVSSPDNWMTPYIAYLKDGTLSEDQNKARYLRYNAAHFFLEDNQLYRRTFSAPTLKCVDPDEAEYYLREVHEGICGDHLAAKALSYKVFRQGYYWPTIHADAVAYVKKCSKC